The Euphorbia lathyris chromosome 2, ddEupLath1.1, whole genome shotgun sequence genome includes a window with the following:
- the LOC136216693 gene encoding autophagy-related protein 8f, with product MAKISFKLEHDFDKRHAEASRIREKYPDRIPVIVEKAERSDIPNIDKKKYLVPADLTVGQFVYVIRKRIKLSAEKAIFIFVDDVLPQTGAIMSSIYDEKKDEDGFLYVTYSGENTFGMKMLH from the exons ATGGCAAAAATCAGCTTCAAGCTAGAGCATGATTTTG ACAAGAGGCACGCTGAGGCTAGCAGAATTAGGGAGAAATATCCAGATAGAATTCCG GTAATTGTGGAGAAGGCTGAGAGAAGTGATattcctaacattgacaagAAAAA ATACTTAGTCCCAGCTGACTTGACAGTTGGACAGTTTGTCTATGTTATTCGGAAAAGAATTAAACTGAGTGCAGAAAAGGCAATTTTCATATTTGTGGACGACGTCCTCCCACAAACCG GGGCAATAATGTCTAGTATTTATGATGAAAAGAAGGATGAAGATGGGTTTCTTTATGTTACATACAGCGGAGAGAACACATTTGGGATGAAGATGCTGCACTAG